A window of Procambarus clarkii isolate CNS0578487 chromosome 9, FALCON_Pclarkii_2.0, whole genome shotgun sequence contains these coding sequences:
- the LOC138362762 gene encoding uncharacterized protein gives MGLPGAQWVSTEDMKSSAQYLNNRTEAKMFIAALSPLDLHGLPKLHDIPKLHISKLRDIPKLYGIPKLHISTLPDIPKFHIPKLHDIPKLYGIPKLHGIPKLYGILKLHDIPKLHISKLPDIPKFHIPKLHDIPKLYGILKLHDIPKLHIFKLPNIPKLHIPKLHIPKLHIPKLHIPKLHIPKLHIPKLHIPQASYTQASYTPSFIYPSFIYPKLHIPQASYTQASYIQASYTQASYTTSFIYPSFIYPSFIYPSFIYHKLQIPKLHIPKASYTQASYTQASYTPSFMVYPKLHIPKLHIPKLHIPQASYTQASYTQASYTPSFMVYPKLHIPKLHIPKLHIPQSSYTQASYTPKLHIPPSFIYPSFIYPSFIYPKLQIPKLHIPKLHIPKLHIPKASYTQASYTQASYTPSFIYPKLHGIPQASYTQASYTQASYTPSFIHPSFMVYPKLHIPKLHIPKLHIPKASYTQASYTQASYTQSFIYPSFIYPTLHTPKLHIPQASYTQASYTPSFMVYPKLHGIPQASYTQASYTPSFMVYPKLHGISQASYTQASWYTFKSDISDLLRVWS, from the coding sequence CTTCATGGACTACCCAAGCTTCATGATATACCCAAGCTTCATATATCCAAGCTTCGTGATATACCCAAGCTTTATGGTATACCCAAGCTTCATATATCCACGCTTCCTGATATACCCAAGTTTCATATACCCAAGCTTCATGATATACCCAAGCTTTATGGTATACCCAAACTTCATGGTATACCCAAGCTTTATGGTATACTCAAGCTTCATGATATACCCAAGCTTCATATATCCAAGCTTCCTGATATACCCAAGTTCCATATACCCAAACTTCATGATATACCCAAGCTTTATGGTATACTCAAGCTTCATGATATACCCAAGCTTCATATATTCAAGCTTCCTAATATACCCAAGCTTCATATACCCAAGCTTCATATACCCAAGCTTCATATACCCAAGCTTCATATACCCAAGCTTCATATACCCAAGCTTCATATACCCAAGCTTCATATACCACAAGCTTCATATACCCAAGCTTCATATACCCCAAGCTTCATATACCCAAGCTTCATATACCCCAAGCTTCATATACCACAAGCTTCATATACCCAAGCTTCATATATCCAAGCTTCATATACCCAAGCTTCATATACCACAAGCTTCATATACCCAAGCTTCATATACCCAAGCTTCATATACCCAAGCTTCATATACCACAAGCTTCAAATACCCAAGCTTCATATACCCAAAGCTTCATATACCCAAGCTTCATATACCCAAGCTTCATATACCCCAAGCTTCATGGTATACCCCAAGCTTCATATACCCAAGCTTCATATACCCAAGCTTCATATACCCCAAGCTTCATATACCCAAGCTTCATATACCCAAGCTTCATATACCCCAAGCTTCATGGTATACCCCAAGCTTCATATACCCAAGCTTCATATACCCAAGCTTCATATACCCCAATCTTCATATACCCAAGCTTCATATACCCCCAAGCTTCATATACCCCCAAGCTTCATATACCCAAGCTTCATATACCCAAGCTTCATATACCCAAAGCTTCAAATACCCAAGCTTCATATACCCAAGCTTCATATACCCAAGCTTCATATACCCAAAGCTTCATATACCCAAGCTTCATATACCCAAGCTTCATATACCCCAAGCTTCATATACCCCAAGCTTCATGGTATACCCCAAGCTTCATATACCCAAGCTTCATATACCCAAGCTTCATATACCCCAAGCTTCATACACCCAAGCTTCATGGTATACCCCAAGCTTCATATACCCAAGCTTCATATACCCAAGCTTCATATACCCAAAGCTTCATATACCCAAGCTTCATATACCCAAGCTTCATATACCCAAAGCTTCATATACCCAAGCTTCATATACCCCACGCTTCATACACCCAAGCTTCATATACCCCAAGCTTCATATACCCAAGCTTCATATACCCCAAGCTTCATGGTATACCCCAAGCTTCATGGTATACCCCAAGCTTCATATACCCAAGCTTCATATACCCCAAGCTTCATGGTATACCCCAAGCTTCATGGTATATCCCAAGCTTCATATACCCAAGCTTCATGGTATACATTTAAGTCTGACATATCAGACCTCCTGAGAGTTTGGTCTTGA